Proteins encoded together in one Urocitellus parryii isolate mUroPar1 chromosome 3, mUroPar1.hap1, whole genome shotgun sequence window:
- the Pom121l12 gene encoding POM121-like protein 12, giving the protein MPLAWNFTKPGKEGTEPWGRFSTPETLMGPDLSSAWENYMKRRLWNARNPRRTWSPVTIKIAAPQRRDSPLASQGQGVPSAERRVSEERPDPCSKENVLRALSECKKGNRRFDGPLWFEIPEIKSRRQNPEPRPSAFKPRIKNGVVPAFVPRPGPLTSSIYTWSVSLCDVETDYPAYVEPSLSAPQPGQGATTMQGTESRLESWEKIRPSCGLHRPPEHQRGACRVPIIPEGTQSAGPFGF; this is encoded by the coding sequence ATGCCGCTGGCCTGGAACTTCACCAAGCCAGGGAAGGAAGGCACCGAGCCATGGGGACGCTTCTCTACTCCAGAGACCCTGATGGGGCCGGATCTTTCCAGCGCTTGGGAGAATTACATGAAGCGGCGGCTCTGGAATGCCCGGAACCCAAGACGGACCTGGAGCCCAGTGACCATCAAGATCGCTGCTCCTCAGCGCAGGGACAGCCCACTGGCATCCCAGGGACAGGGAGTTCCCTCTGCTGAGCGCAGAGTCTCTGAAGAGCGCCCAGACCCCTGCTCCAAGGAGAACGTGCTGAGAGCGCTCAGCGAGTGCAAGAAAGGGAACAGGAGGTTTGATGGACCACTGTGGTTTGAAATCCCAGAGATCAAGAGCAGGAGGCAGAACCCAGAGCCCAGGCCATCTGCCTTCAAGCCTCGAATAAAAAATGGAGTGGTGCCTGCCTTTGTGCCAAGACCTGGGCCTCTGACTTCAAGTATCTACACCTGGAGCGTTAGCCTCTGTGATGTGGAGACTGACTACCCAGCCTACGTGGAGCCTTCCTTGTCTGCCCCCCAGCCTGGCCAAGGGGCCACAACCATGCAGGGCACTGAGTCTCgcctggagagctgggagaaGATACGGCCTTCCTGTGGCCTTCACAGGCCTCCTGAGCACCAGAGAGGTGCCTGTAGAGTCCCAATCATCCCTGAGGGCACCCAGTCTGCTGGTCCTTTTGGCTTCTGA